Genomic segment of Alphaproteobacteria bacterium:
AAACCATTCGCTGCTGAAAGATTTCGTGAGGATGGAACGCGTCAACCTTGTGCATGTGCGCTCGCGCGCCCCCGCATGGTCGGCTTATTTGGCAACGCGCCAATCCAACGTGCCCATGGTCACCACCATGCATTCCAGTTATGATACGCCATTTCCATGGGAAAAATTCTATAACTCCATCATGACCAAGGGGGAACGCACCATTACCCTTTCGCGCGCCATGGCCTCGTATGTGGAAAAAAATTACAATGTCCCGCCCGAACGCATCACCGTCATTCCGCGCGGCATCGATTTAAACACCTATAACCGCGATAATGTCAGCGAGGAACGCAAAGAAAAGCTTGCACAGCAAATATTGTTGCCTGAGGGCGTTCCGTTCATTTTATTCCCTGGCCGTTTGATGAAAGCCAAAGGTCAGGAAATTGCGTTGCAGGCATTGGCAAAAATCCAGGAACCGTTTTTCTGCCTTATCGTCGGGCCCGACCATGAACATGTCGGCTACCGCGAACATTTAAAAGCGATGAAGCAAAAACTGTTTTTGCAAGATAAAGTCACCTTCCTTGATCATGTGGATTTGCCCGCTGCCTATATGCACGCGAATGTCGTCTTATGTCCTAGCCAGATTCCCGAAGCCTTCGGCCGCGTAGCAGCGGAAGCGCAAGCGATGGGCATGCCGGTGATTGCCAGCAATCTGGGCGCGATGTCAGAAACCATTTTGGATGGCCAAACCGGATGGCTGGTCGAGCCGGGCAATGTCGATGAATTGGCGGACGCCATTCGCAATGCGTTGCAGCTTTCGCATTCCAACCGTCTGGCCATGGCGGAAAAAGCGATTATGCATGCCCGTGCCAATTTCAATATGGAACGCATGTGCGCTACAACCCTTGCGGTTTACGCAGAATTGCTTAAATAACCCTGCCCCTGCCCCACACGAAAAACCCTTTAAATAGGCGTTTTTTTGCCTTGAAACTAATTTTGCCGTTTCTCCTGCCCGCACAAAAACGGTAAAAAATGCGCCATATCACTACGCTATTTTTTAAGATTTTTTGTAAAGGTTCACCATGGCCAAAGCTATTCGACGTGACAGCAAGCCCGAGCGCACCGCTATCGTTTACACCCATTGCGTTGATGTCTTATCCGCCATGCGATTTGGCAAGGGCAGCAATACCACTCGCCTGAGCGATGCGGATATTAAAAAAACCGCGCGGCAGATTTCCCGCGCCTTTGGTCATTTTCTGGGCGATAAAGCACTAACGCGCGAAAGCGAAGTGTACCAGTTCCAGCGCAAATACGATGCATTCATTGCCGGCCTTGAAAAACGCGGCCTGAATTTTTCTCCCGAAAAAATTGTACGCATCGCAGTGCTTGCGCCAAATCTCATCACCGGCGATCCGGAAACCACGCTTGGCAATCTATTTGGCACCCGCGACAAAAAAACCGGCTTGCGCATCAAAGGACTTATCGAACGCATTCGTGATAACGGCATCACCCTTACGAATGAAGATCTGGAACGTATTCTGGTGCGCGCGCCGCAATGGGCTTATTTAAGTCCCGATACCGTCATTGCCAAATTATTTGGCGGTAAAGACCGTGATGGCCATACGCATATCGGCGTTTTTCCTGCACTGGAAACACAGTTTGGAAAAACCAAACTGACCGAACGGCAAAAACACGATATGCTGGTGCGTAACCCGCAGCTTGCCTACCAAACGGGGATGATTACTAACCTCTTTGGTAAACGCAATGCCAAGGGCAGACGCACCCGGCTTGGCCTTTATGACAAGCTGGCAGCATTGGGCGCAAATCTGTCACCACAGGAAAAAGTCAAACTGCTTGCCGATTTTCCGCAGCTTGGCAGCCAGCGCCCCGAAAGCAGCATCAACCGTTTTCTTCTTAAACGTCACTTGAAATTTATCTCCGGCGTGCGCGCCCGCGCGCAAGCTCCCGTCAATGGTCAGGACATGACCAACGGCGTTGGCTATTATCTTTTCGGAATTGTTGCGTGCGAATTAATGGGAAATACCAGCAACACAATTGGCAGCGTCAATACCTATGAAGGAACGCGCAACGGTATTCTGCGCAGCTTTGGCTATCTCACTCGTGCGGGGCTTGATGCTGCGGTTGCAAAACATCTGGGGCTTGATGCAAAAACTGCAAAACGCATCCGGAATGCTGCCGCGAATGACAATCGTGAAGACAGTGTAAAAAGCAGATACGCCCTGTCTAACCGCCAACGAAACCGTCTTCTGGATGGCTTTGTACGCGCCGAGCGGCAGATCTGCGAATACAGCCGCGCCAATATCCAGCACCAATTACGTCACGGCGAAGATGCGATTTACGGCGAAGATAGACCCCATGCGGCAAAAATTATTTTTGGCGCCAGATTAGTCAACCTCGCGCAAAGCGGCGAAGACAGCGCGGCCGCACAAAAAGCGCGCGAGGAGCTGTATTACCGCATGCACATTATGATGAATACGCGCCGCCAAACCGCGCTGAATAACGGCTAAAAAAACAACCATCACGGTTTATATAAATCGGGATAGGTCAAACGCAGTTTTGCCAGCTTTGGCAGATCATGCATGATGATGTAAGGGCTCGTCATGTTCCGCGGCAGATAATTCTGATGATAGTCTTCTGCCGGATAAAACGCCTTTAACGATTCAACCTTCGTCACAATCTTATCCGAATATCGCTTTGCTTTTGTCAGCTCGGCAATTTTATCCTTCACGGCCTTTTCCTGTTCGGGATTGCTGGTAAATACCTGTGACCGATATTGCGTGCCACGATCTGGCCCTTGGAAATTCAATTGCGTCGGGTCATGCGCCACATTGAAATACACATCCAGCAATTGGTTTAACGATACCACCTTGGGGTCATAGGTAATTTCAACGCTTTCGGCGTGCCCTGTATTCCCATCACTGACCTGTTCATAATTCGCTGTCTCCGCGCTACCGCCCGCATAACCAGATACTGCTTTGGAAACGCCCTTCACATGTTCAAATACAGCTTCCACACCCCAGAAACAGCCACCCGCCACGACAAGTGTTTCGGCATGCGCTGGCACAGCGAGTAACAGCGAAAAAATCAATAAAAGTTTTTTCATATTATGCCTGTTTGCTGCTGGGTTTGAAGGTCAGCACCGCGCCATTGCTGCAATAGCGTAATCCCGTCGGCTTTGGCCCGTCATCAAACACATGGCCATGGTGTCCGCCGCAGCGCGCACAATGATATTCGGTGCGTTTCATGAACATGGAGTTGTCTTGCTTTGTTGCAATATGACGTTCTATGGCAAAATAAAAACTGGGCCAGCCCGTGCCGCTATCGAACTTGGTATTCGATTCAAACAGCGGGTAATCACAACCAACGCAGTGAAATGTTCCTTCGCGGTGTTCATCCACCAACTTGCTGGTAAAGGGCGCTTCCGTGCCTTCTTCGCGCAAAATGTGGAATTGCTCGGGCGTCAGAATTTTTTTCCATTCATCCTTTGTCTTGGTCACCTCAAACGCATCCCCCGCCAGCAGTTTACCTGAACCTAAAAGCCCGATTGCAATCACGCTGCCCACCAAAAATTCCCGTCGTTTCATATTAGCTTACCTTCCAGTTTGGCCTGATATAATGGCACGTATAACCATTGGGGTGCTGCATCAGATAATCCTGATGGTAATCCTCAGCTACATAAAACTTCGTTGCGGCGGTAACTTCGGTTACAATCAGCCCCGGAAATTTCTGCGATGCGTTAAGTTCGTTGATCAACTGGCTCGCGGTTTTGCGTTGTTCCTCGCTCACATAAAAAATCGCAGAACGATAGGACGGGCCCACATCATTACCCTGACGGTTTTTGGTGGTGGGGTCATGAATTTGAAAAAAGAATTCCAGAATTTTGCGGTATGAAATCACATCGCTGTCAAAGGTAATTTCAATGGCTTCCGCATGGCCGGTGTTTTTCGATGTCACATCCTTATATGTCGGGTTTTCAAATGTGCCGCCGGTATATCCGACATCGGTATTGGTCACGCCCGGAAGCTTGCGGATTAAATCTTCCATGCCCCAGAAACAACCGCCTGCCAAAATTGCACGTTCAACCGCCATATCCACTCCTAAAACAATTGTGCATATTCGCCGTATCCTTCTTTTTCCAAATCTTCCTTTGGAATGAACCGCAGCGAAGCTGAATTGATGCAATACCGAAGACCGGTCCCCACACTTTCCGCCCGAGCGGTTGCGCCATCTGGCGCAGAGCGAATGGCGCCTATGGGCCCGTCATCAAAGACATGGCCTAAATGGCTGTCGCCGTGACGCGAACGCACTTCAACGCGCACCATGCCATGGCTGGCATCGCGTTTTTCAACAATGTGCTGTTCGTTCAATGGCCGTGTAAAACTGGGCCAGCCCGTGCCGCTATCAAATTTATCGGTTGAAGAAAATAACGGTTCACCCGAAACCACATCCACATAAATCCCGGCGCGCTTTTCATTCCAGAACGCATTGCGAAAGGGGGGTTCGGTTCCGCAGGCCTGCGTGACATAGCGCTGGAGTTCATCCAACTTGGCCAGATTGGCAGGGTTCTTGGTGTAGGATTTTGGGCTCATGGCGCACTCTATTACGTTAAAATAACAGATGAATTAATATATAAGTCTGATAGGCTATTTATCAATTCATTCGACGATAAAGGCCAAATGGTTACCGAACTAAATAAATATGGCGAATTTGCCGAGTTGCTACGCCGTGCGAATGACGGTGACAAGGCCTGCTACCAACGCTTTCTTGAAGGGATTGCGCCATTATTGCGCCGCCAGATTGCCGCGCGCATTCCCGTTGCAGATGTGGAAGATGTATTGCAAGAGGTACTGATTTCAGTGCACAAAGCCCGCCATACCTATGACGGGGAACGCCCGATTATGCCTTGGCTGGCTTCCATCACCCAGTTCCGGATGATTGATTATTTACGCAAACACTATATCGCCATGCGCCACCAAACCACCGATATAACGGAGGTAGAGGATATTCTGGCAGATGTAACCCAGACCCCCGCTTCGTCCGAATCCATAGATGAGCTATTGATTGACGTGCCCGAAAAGCAGAAACGAATTTTAACCCTGATGCATGTGGAAGGGTTTACGGCAAAGCAAGTTGGGCAAAAACTTAACATGTCTGAAACGGCTGTAAAAGTTGCCGCCCATCGCGCCATGAAGAAAATACGCATCCAAAAGATGCGCACTGAACAACGAAAAGTACAATCGCAATGACCGGTAAAACTGACACAACCCTTAACCTTATTGCTCAGCTCAGCGCGGCTGCCCCTGCACATAAGCGCGCCGTCAAACCGCGCCGCCTCGCCCTATACCTATTGGCAGTTTTTACGGTCTATGCGCTAGGCGCGCAGGCCATCACGGGTCTGCGCCCTGATGTGACGGCAAAGTTAACCGATATTTGGTTTTTGGCTGAAATCACCAGCCTGCTGTGCCTTGCCTTGGCTTCGGCAGCTGCGGGCATTATGCTCATGGCGCCCGATGCATTTCAAAAACCCACGCTGCTCAAACTGCCTTATATCGTATTTGCTGTAATTATGGGGTTGATTATATCCCAATACACCATGGCAATTGATATCACGCATCCGGTGGTTGGTATCGAAACCCAAGGGCTTGAGTGCGCGCTATGCCTTGCCGGTCTTTCCGCTATTCCATCAGCACTTATGTTTGCTGTGATAAAACACGGCGCTACGGTTCATCCCTTTCAAGCGGGTGCGTTTTCAGTCTTTACCGCTGCGGGTATTGGCTGCCTTACCCTGCGCCTTGCCGAGCAAACCGATAACATGATGCATCTTGCGCTTTGGCATTATTTGCCGACATTGCTTTTTGCCATGCTGGGCGCATTCATCGGCAAACTTGTCTTGAAATGGTAATAAAAAAAGGGAGAGGCATTGCCTCTCCCTTTTCACACGATATGACTTACTGCTTATTCTTTGGAAGCGCCAGCAATTTTATCGCACGCACCCTTTGGAAGATAAATCCACACATTCGGGTCAGCATCTTTTTTGGCTGAACCAGCGCAGCTATTTTTACCATCCTTCGATGCGCAATCATTCTTTCCGGCCTTAGCCACCCCATAGCATTTTTCGCGTTCAGGGGATTTACCGCCCATCTCTTCGGCATGGGACAGGTTTGCAGCCATCAATCCGGCAAGGACAGCAGCAGCGACAAGGGTCTTTTTCATGATTTACTCCATAAGGTTAGGCAATAGATGGTAAGGCGGGAAGCCCGAGGATAGCCCAAAAAACTGGGCTTTGCTCACTCATTCGCAACCTAATGCACTTTGGTTACATATGGAACAATTTAATAACCGGGGACTCATTTCCTACTTGTAACCACTTTTCAAATGGCTGCGAATAAGGTGATATGGCGTCTCAATGCCACACCACCTGTGGCATGATTTAACATTCCATCCGGAGAAACCCTTATGAAGACTTCAAAAAAACTTGCTGCTGCTGCGCTTGCTGGCGCAATGGCCGTTATGACCACTGCTGCATTTGCTGGTGATGATTTCCCATCCTTGTACCCACAAGGCTACAAAGGAAATGGCTCTTCCTACTCGGCAGAAAAAGCTTCCTGCAAAGGCGCTGGTTCATGCAAGAGCGGTGCAGGTTGCAACGCAGAAAAATCATGCGCAGCTGCAAAGCCAAAGCATCACAAGTCACACAAGAAAGCAGCTCCTGCCGCAGCACCTGCGCCAGCAGCAGCGATGAAGCCAGCTGAAAAGCCAGCCAAGCACTAATTCGATACGTCTTAGGCTTGTTAACAATTGAAAGTGGAGGCAGCAATGCCTCCACTTTTTTTTATGATAAATGGCATGTAACCATCCATTGCAACACTGCGAATACACAGACATGCCACGCGGATTATCTTGCATGCGCATTCAACACTTAACATCTGGAGAATATAATGTCTGGTCATTCAAAGAAACTTGCTGTCGCTGCACTTGCCGGCCTTCTCACCATGGGCTTTTCAGTCGCCCCAGGCCAAGCGCACGCAACCACTGACAATGCGGCAGCGTCAGATACCCAAATCGAAAAGCATGCCTGCAAGGGACAAAATTCCTGCAAAGGCAATGGCGGCTGCAAAACCGAACGTAACGCCTGCAAGGGACAAAATGCCTGCAAGGGACTTGGCGGCTGCGCTACCGACGGCAGCAAGAAATAATAATTCGATCTAGGTGACCCATTCATCCGCATAATACATGATGAAGGGCACAAACCGGCGGTGGCAACGCCGCCGGTTTTTTTATATGGTAGCGGCATGTCCAACCCGTCTTCATCACCTGTTCCGTATCTTGGTTTTGGTCTTGGCCTGCGCATTCCGCATTACGCGCATATTCTGGAAACGCGCCCTGCGGTGGACTGGTTTGAAATCATCTCCGAAAATTTTATGGATACGGATGGCAGGCCAAAACGCAATCTGGCCAAATTCCGCACGCTTTACCCCATCGTCATGCACGGCGTTGCCATGTCGATTGGCACTGCCGATCCGCTCAATTCGGAATATATGCGCAAGCTAAAAGCGCTGAAGAATGAACTGAACCCTGCATGGATATCCGACCATTTATGCTGGACGGGCATTGCGCACAAAACCACCCACGACTTGTTACCCGTCCCCTATACCGAGGAAGCGCTCAAACACATCACGCAGCGCATCAAGGACGTACAGGATTTTCTGGAATGTCCAATTGCGCTGGAAAATCCATCCACTTACCTTGAATTCAAATCATCGCAAATGCCGGAGGCCGAATTTATCGCGCGCATGGCAACGGATTCCGGCTGCCATTTGCTGCTTGATGTGAACAATGTCTATGTAACCTGCTATAACCACCGCCTTGATGCGAAAGCATATATCGACGCACTACCCCTAAACCATGTGGCGCAGATCCATTTATCGGGCCACAGCAATATGGGCACCCATATTATCGATACGCATGACGACCATGTGGTTGACGATGTATGGGCGCTTTACAAATACGTGATGCACAAGGCGGCGCGCCCC
This window contains:
- a CDS encoding DUF1109 domain-containing protein, whose translation is MTGKTDTTLNLIAQLSAAAPAHKRAVKPRRLALYLLAVFTVYALGAQAITGLRPDVTAKLTDIWFLAEITSLLCLALASAAAGIMLMAPDAFQKPTLLKLPYIVFAVIMGLIISQYTMAIDITHPVVGIETQGLECALCLAGLSAIPSALMFAVIKHGATVHPFQAGAFSVFTAAGIGCLTLRLAEQTDNMMHLALWHYLPTLLFAMLGAFIGKLVLKW
- the msrA gene encoding peptide-methionine (S)-S-oxide reductase MsrA, with amino-acid sequence MKKLLLIFSLLLAVPAHAETLVVAGGCFWGVEAVFEHVKGVSKAVSGYAGGSAETANYEQVSDGNTGHAESVEITYDPKVVSLNQLLDVYFNVAHDPTQLNFQGPDRGTQYRSQVFTSNPEQEKAVKDKIAELTKAKRYSDKIVTKVESLKAFYPAEDYHQNYLPRNMTSPYIIMHDLPKLAKLRLTYPDLYKP
- a CDS encoding glycosyltransferase family 4 protein, which codes for MLKSLEGKTILQIVPSLDVGGPERSTLDVAAAIVRAGGRAFVISAGGRMVDELEKSGATHFSWEAGSKDPRIIWKNHSLLKDFVRMERVNLVHVRSRAPAWSAYLATRQSNVPMVTTMHSSYDTPFPWEKFYNSIMTKGERTITLSRAMASYVEKNYNVPPERITVIPRGIDLNTYNRDNVSEERKEKLAQQILLPEGVPFILFPGRLMKAKGQEIALQALAKIQEPFFCLIVGPDHEHVGYREHLKAMKQKLFLQDKVTFLDHVDLPAAYMHANVVLCPSQIPEAFGRVAAEAQAMGMPVIASNLGAMSETILDGQTGWLVEPGNVDELADAIRNALQLSHSNRLAMAEKAIMHARANFNMERMCATTLAVYAELLK
- the msrB gene encoding peptide-methionine (R)-S-oxide reductase MsrB encodes the protein MSPKSYTKNPANLAKLDELQRYVTQACGTEPPFRNAFWNEKRAGIYVDVVSGEPLFSSTDKFDSGTGWPSFTRPLNEQHIVEKRDASHGMVRVEVRSRHGDSHLGHVFDDGPIGAIRSAPDGATARAESVGTGLRYCINSASLRFIPKEDLEKEGYGEYAQLF
- a CDS encoding sigma-70 family RNA polymerase sigma factor, translating into MVTELNKYGEFAELLRRANDGDKACYQRFLEGIAPLLRRQIAARIPVADVEDVLQEVLISVHKARHTYDGERPIMPWLASITQFRMIDYLRKHYIAMRHQTTDITEVEDILADVTQTPASSESIDELLIDVPEKQKRILTLMHVEGFTAKQVGQKLNMSETAVKVAAHRAMKKIRIQKMRTEQRKVQSQ
- a CDS encoding DUF2282 domain-containing protein, which gives rise to MKKTLVAAAVLAGLMAANLSHAEEMGGKSPEREKCYGVAKAGKNDCASKDGKNSCAGSAKKDADPNVWIYLPKGACDKIAGASKE
- the msrA gene encoding peptide-methionine (S)-S-oxide reductase MsrA, which encodes MAVERAILAGGCFWGMEDLIRKLPGVTNTDVGYTGGTFENPTYKDVTSKNTGHAEAIEITFDSDVISYRKILEFFFQIHDPTTKNRQGNDVGPSYRSAIFYVSEEQRKTASQLINELNASQKFPGLIVTEVTAATKFYVAEDYHQDYLMQHPNGYTCHYIRPNWKVS
- the msrB gene encoding peptide-methionine (R)-S-oxide reductase MsrB, with product MKRREFLVGSVIAIGLLGSGKLLAGDAFEVTKTKDEWKKILTPEQFHILREEGTEAPFTSKLVDEHREGTFHCVGCDYPLFESNTKFDSGTGWPSFYFAIERHIATKQDNSMFMKRTEYHCARCGGHHGHVFDDGPKPTGLRYCSNGAVLTFKPSSKQA